In Bacteroides cellulosilyticus, the genomic stretch AGCTAAATATGAAAAAGATCTGTTTTGTTGCACTTGCCGCTTTGGCTTTAAGTGCATGTAATTCTGAACCGAAATTCAAAGTTGAAGGTGAAGTTTCAGGTGCTGACGGCAAAATGCTGTACCTGGAAGCTGCTGCTTTGGAGGGCATCGTGCCCTTGGATTCTGTAAAGTTGAAGGGTGACGGTTCTTTCAGTTTCAAACAAACACGTCCGGTATCTCCGGAGTTCTACCGCCTTCGTGTGGACGACAAGGTTATCAATTTCTCTGTGGATTCTACGGAAACTATCGGGCTGAAAGCGCCGTATACTGATTTTGCTACGGCTTATACGGTAGAAGGTTCGGCAAACAGCACCAAGATAAAGGAATTGACGTTGAAGCAAGTGCAGTTGCAGAATGAGGTGAATGAGTTAGTGAAGAAGATGCAGGCTCATCAGATAGGTGCCGATGTTTTTGAAGAAAAACTGGCTGCCTTGATGAAAGATTATAAGGATGAGGTGAAAACTAAATATATTTTTGCAGCTCCCAATATGGCTGCCGCTTATTTTGCTCTGTTCCAGAAACTGAATAATTACCTTATCTTCGATCCTTTGAATAGCAAGGATGATATTAAGTGCTTTGCAGCCGTTGCCACCAGTCTGAATAATTATTATCCACATGCAGATCGCTCCAAGAATCTCTATAATATTGTGATTAAGGGAATGAAGAATACCCGTACACCGCAACAGAAAGTTCTGGAGTTGCCGGAAGAAGTTATTTCCGAAACCGGTATCATCGATATCAGCCTTCGTGATATGAAGGGGAATACCCATAAGTTGAGCGATCTGAAGGGTAAAGTAGTCTTGTTGGACTTTACTATTTACCAAAGTGCAGCTTCTGCTCCACATAACTTCTTGCTGAATGACCTTTATACTAAATATAAAGATCAAGGACTGGTGATCTATCAGGTTTCACTGGATGCTGACGAGCATTTCTGGAAAACAACGGCTGATAATCTGCCTTGGATTTCTGTAAGAGATGCAAATGGAATTTACTCAAATGTGGCTGCTATGTACAACGTTAAGGAGGTTCCTTCTCTGTTCCTGATTAACCGGAATAGTGAGTTGAGCGCTCGTGGAGAGACTATAAAAGACCTGGACGCTGCGGTGAAAGCACTGTTGTAACTTGTTATAAATTAGAAGTTTTTATTTAAATATGTTACATAGCAGCAATTTTTGCTTGACACGCATTAATTAAAAGGCTATCTTTGCAAAAGAAAAATCGGAAGAGGGTTCCAGCATGCTGACCATGTTGGAATTCTTTTTTGTTATATAATACCATTTAGAAACTAAAAAGGAGGAAAAAAGTATGGCTTATATGTCAGAAGAAGGCTACAAGAAATTGATGGCCGAACTGAAAGAATTGGAGACGGTAGAACGTCCTAAGATTTCGGCTGCTATTGCCGAAGCACGTGACAAAGGTGACCTGTCGGAGAATGCAGAGTATGATGCCGCCAAAGAGGCGCAGGGCATGCTTGAGATGAAAATCAATAAATTGAAGACGATTATAGCAGATGCCAAGATTATTGATGAGTCCAAGCTGAAAACGGATTCCGTGCAGATTTTGAACAAGGTGGAACTGAAGAACATAAAGAATGGCATGAAGATGATTTATACCATTGTTTCGGAAAGCGAAGCTAATCTGAAAGAAGGAAAGATTTCTGTTAACACTCCCATTGCACAAGGTTTACTTGGTAAGAAAGTGGGTGATGTAGCTGAAATCAAAGTGCCGCAGGGCATGGTTAATCTTGAAGTAGTGAACATTTCATTTTAAGGTAAAGGCAGGTCCGCATGCGGGCTTGCCTTAATTTATATATCATAAAAGTTATGGCAACAATATTCAGTAGAATTATCGCAGGTGAAATACCAAGCTATAAGGTGGCGGAGGATGATAAGTTCTTTGCATTTCTGGACATCAATCCGCTGGTGAAAGGGCACACGCTCGTCGTTCCCAAGCAGGAAGTGGATTATATCTTTGATCTGGATGATGAAGATCTGGCAGCAATGCATGTTTTCGCCAAGAA encodes the following:
- the greA gene encoding transcription elongation factor GreA; this encodes MAYMSEEGYKKLMAELKELETVERPKISAAIAEARDKGDLSENAEYDAAKEAQGMLEMKINKLKTIIADAKIIDESKLKTDSVQILNKVELKNIKNGMKMIYTIVSESEANLKEGKISVNTPIAQGLLGKKVGDVAEIKVPQGMVNLEVVNISF
- a CDS encoding HIT family protein encodes the protein MATIFSRIIAGEIPSYKVAEDDKFFAFLDINPLVKGHTLVVPKQEVDYIFDLDDEDLAAMHVFAKKVARAIEKAFPCKKVGEAVIGLEVPHAHIHLIPMQKESDMLFSNPKLKLSDEEFKAVAEAIRAAF
- a CDS encoding TlpA disulfide reductase family protein; protein product: MKKICFVALAALALSACNSEPKFKVEGEVSGADGKMLYLEAAALEGIVPLDSVKLKGDGSFSFKQTRPVSPEFYRLRVDDKVINFSVDSTETIGLKAPYTDFATAYTVEGSANSTKIKELTLKQVQLQNEVNELVKKMQAHQIGADVFEEKLAALMKDYKDEVKTKYIFAAPNMAAAYFALFQKLNNYLIFDPLNSKDDIKCFAAVATSLNNYYPHADRSKNLYNIVIKGMKNTRTPQQKVLELPEEVISETGIIDISLRDMKGNTHKLSDLKGKVVLLDFTIYQSAASAPHNFLLNDLYTKYKDQGLVIYQVSLDADEHFWKTTADNLPWISVRDANGIYSNVAAMYNVKEVPSLFLINRNSELSARGETIKDLDAAVKALL